In Tepidimicrobium xylanilyticum, a single window of DNA contains:
- a CDS encoding folate family ECF transporter S component — MKKLNTKTIVVSGFLIALNIVLSRILIIPGIINFGGFPIIFGGVVFGPMVGGIVGAVGDILSHFLRPTGPFMPHFVLTSALTGIIPGILVKTLNLNWNKPSLWKIFIAIFVGQVTTSVFMVPYFRNILFDHPLFLTMTKAATRQAVNIPTYSILIKLMVPALYKSGSLKEA; from the coding sequence GTGAAAAAACTAAACACAAAAACTATCGTTGTTTCAGGTTTTTTAATAGCTTTAAACATCGTACTATCAAGGATACTGATTATTCCAGGTATAATTAATTTTGGAGGATTTCCCATTATATTTGGAGGGGTGGTCTTTGGGCCTATGGTTGGAGGTATAGTGGGTGCTGTCGGAGATATTCTTAGTCATTTTTTAAGGCCTACAGGACCTTTTATGCCACATTTTGTACTCACTTCAGCCCTTACGGGCATAATTCCTGGAATATTAGTAAAAACACTGAATTTAAACTGGAATAAGCCATCCTTGTGGAAAATATTTATAGCTATATTCGTAGGACAAGTAACAACAAGCGTTTTTATGGTGCCTTATTTCAGAAATATTCTCTTTGATCATCCTTTATTTTTAACCATGACAAAAGCTGCAACCAGACAAGCAGTAAATATTCCTACTTATTCTATATTAATAAAGTTAATGGTTCCTGCTTTATATAAATCAGGAAGCCTTAAAG
- a CDS encoding RNA polymerase sigma factor has protein sequence MELSTKEFETLFKKYKGDIYRIAYTYVNNEADALDIVQETAYQAYISKDKIKDKLKFKSWLLKIAVNKSKDLLRKNKNILLDDLSSAKVLKTEEKESINMFMDNLKTLSIDEKNIIVLKIYFEYTFEIISDELKMPISTVKTKYYRALEKLKIEEGVYDR, from the coding sequence ATAGAACTATCTACAAAAGAATTTGAAACATTATTCAAAAAATATAAAGGCGATATCTATAGAATAGCATATACCTATGTAAATAATGAAGCAGACGCTCTAGATATTGTCCAAGAAACAGCCTATCAGGCTTATATTTCAAAAGATAAAATAAAAGACAAGCTTAAGTTTAAATCATGGCTTTTAAAAATAGCCGTCAATAAATCGAAAGATCTACTTAGAAAAAATAAAAATATTCTATTAGATGATTTATCAAGTGCAAAAGTGCTGAAAACAGAGGAAAAAGAAAGTATTAATATGTTCATGGATAATTTAAAAACCTTATCTATAGATGAAAAGAACATTATTGTTTTAAAAATATATTTTGAATATACCTTTGAAATAATTTCAGATGAACTAAAGATGCCAATAAGCACAGTTAAGACAAAATATTATAGAGCATTGGAAAAATTAAAGATTGAGGAGGGTGTATATGACAGATAA